GGCACCACTGCGGGTTCCTCTGGAACGCCGAATGCAGATACTGGTCACGGCCTTTTTCACCTCCATGCTTCTGATACTTTTGTCAGTTTCCTTCCTTTTGGTAGCTGGATCACTGGTAAAACACCAACCATTTAGTCATATGCATGAGAATTACAGAACACGAGTTTCCTTTCAGATCTACGGAGGTCTTTTGGTGCGCAGCCTGATGGTAACTTACTTGGCCTACGTCTTTGTGCACCACAAGAAAACCCAATCCGTTGTGGATGGCAATGGGTAAGTCCAGTACTAACGAAACTCTCTGTAAGATTATATCGCTGTGTACATACCTCGCTCAGCTGGATGATAACACGCACCAACCCTTTGCATCGCCACTATCGCGATTACTTTCCCGTGGAGCTGGTGAAAACAGCCGAGCTGCCAGCTACTAAGAACTACATCTTGGCCAGCTTTCCCCACGGAATTCTGGGGTAAGCAACTTGACAGATAGCCAATCTAATCGTTCGAATATAAATAGACACTGATTTGTATTGTAGCACAGGCATTGGCATTAACATGGGCTTGGAAATCTCCAAGTGGCTGGAGCTATTCCCCCAAGTGCGTCCCAAACTGGGCACTCTGGATCAGCATTTCCATGTTCCGTTCATGCGTGAGGTCCTCCGCTGCTGGGGTCTGGTATCAGTGTCCAAGGAGGCGCTGATCCGCATGCTCAGGAAGTCAAATGATCCCAAGCACAAGGACAATCGGGATGGATTCACCTCCAATGCGGTGGCCATTCTGGTTGGTGGGGCGCAGGAAGCCATGGACTCTCATCCTGGACAGTACATTTTAACCTTGAAGAATAGGAAGGGCTTCGTGCGAATGGCCATTCGAACGGGGTAAGTAATGGTTTCAGGTGTAATTTAAATTCCCATTGACATATGTCCTGGTTTCAGCTCATCGATTGTTCCTTCATTTTCCTTCGGAGAGGTGGACATTTTCGATCAGGTGGCCAATCCCCCCAACTCGCTGCTCCGCCGGTTCCAGGACTTTGTAAAGAAGCTGACCGGAGTCTCTCCGCTGATTCCTGTGGGCCGTGGATTCTTCAACTACACCTTTGGCTTCCTGCCATTCCGACGACGCATTGTCCAAGTTGGTAAGTTCTTCATTCTataattaatacaaataagtgttaataatattttaattccCAGTTGGTGCTCCCATCGATGTTGTAAAGAACGAGCAGCCAGACTCGGAGTATGTGGACAAAGTTCATGGACAGGTCATTGATGCGCTGGAGAAGTTATTCGATCAGTACAAAGACAAGTACTTGGAGAATTCGAAGAGTGCCACTCTAGTTGTTCACTAGTTTTAAAGTGGATAGAGAGTACTGTTCCATCCACTGCATTAAATCATGTTGATACAAATATTCCTATTGAAATAGTATTGAAATAGCAACGAgctttttaattgaatttaaactGGTTATCTCATTTCAAGTTGATTACTCATTGCAAATAAAGAAATGTGCATGCTCACAGTAGTTACAATATCATTTCAGTTCGATGTAACAAAGTCTGCGTGAATCAGCACTTTTGTGAATGAAACACTCGGCTGATAAGAGCGACACAGATCTCTAGTAAAACTACGACAAAATCGGCTGGATTCCTTATCGCAGAACGCACTATTGGGGTACGCACAATGGAATGACTGTTGCGAAGCACCGCCAAAACGTGGAACCTCATCATTAGGTTGGTTCTTCGAGTAAAGGTCAAGAATCGATCGTGATAGGAATGACTGTTTGCCGGCATACCCATATAAACATTGGAATAGTACTGGGTTCCCAATACATATATGATTCAGCCACCGTCGATTGAAAACAACCAGCTAAGATCGAATCAATATTTACAGCCACTTAAGATCCGTTATCAGACTGATTTGACTATAATTTGGGCAAATAAATCGGAGTTTGCCTGGCTACTTTTCAGAGCATCTGCGTTGTGACCTAATCTACCCATGCCCCCCAACTAGTGTGTAATGTCTAGTGTCTGGATTTAGGCAATTATCAATTTGCTTATCACTTAAGTGTGGTTCTCAAACTGTTAACGACACTTGCGGATCGCTCCGAAGAGGCGTCACATTGATAAGGACAAGTACCCCATGTTACACACTGGAATTTGTGTGTGCTGATACCCCATCGCTCAGTCGCTGGACACTCGTCGAAATAGTCGCTTCTTGTGTTGAAGATCGGTTGAACTGAACATGACAATCGAATGGGCTCCTCTCTGGGTTCCGCTGGAACGGCGGCTCCAGACCCTGGTTACGTCGTTCTTCACCTATACCTTCTTCACGCTGCCCATATCGTCCTGCCTCGCCGTCGCTATCCTGCTGGTAATCATTCAGAGCAAATTGGATATTACACACAGAAAAAATGAGAAGGACAAAAACCCGAGATCGGTCGTGATCAGCGTACCACTGAgtattatcattatcattaaaAGATAGCTTTTTGATTTCGAGACAAAAACGATCTCAATGTTGATCGATTTACACGCAATCGGTATCGGATTTAAGATTTTGAAAGAGACAAATAAGATTAAAATCATTTGCATTCTGAGAATGTTTCGTTCTCGATCTGCGTAAGCTAAGCACGATTCGATCCTGGTTAGATTTTGAGATCGAAATTCTTAAATAGAAATAGCTTGAGAATTTCGTGTCAGCATACagtttaaattataataataataactactTACACTGTATTTAAGAAAGCACTAACAATTTGTATCTTTCTTTCATATTTTCAAGTACTACGGCGAAATGTTTGTGCGTAGTCTGCTTCTTATCTATTTTGTAAAAATTTATTTGGATTATAAAAGAAATTACGGCATTATGGAAGGTAATGGGTAAGTGCTGAAACTCGACTATCCCGATTGCTGAGGAGATAATAGCCCCCACTAATTTTCCCCATTCCCCAGCTGGTTATTCTACCGCAGTAATCGAAGATATCGAAACTATTTCCCCGTCGAACTTGTGAAAACCGCGGAGCTGCCTCCCAACAGAAACTATATCGTAGCAAGCTTTCCACACGGAATACTTGGGTAACTATAGATCAACTGATTTCTATATCTTATCACATTTTGATTGCACCGCTAGAACTGGAACTTGCATTAACATGAGCCTGGACATCGGCAACTGGCTATCCCTTTTCCCGCAAGTTCGACCCAAGATCGCCACCCTGGACCATCACTTCAAGACGCCTTTTCTGCGGGACATAGTGCGCTGGTGGGGCATGGTATCGGTTTCCAAGGAATCCCTGGCCTATTTACTCAGCAAGTCAAATGATCCCAAGCACAAGGATAACTTGGATGGTTTCACATCCAATGCGGTGGCCGTACTTGTTGGTGGGGCCAAGGAAGCCATGGACTCTCATCCGGGACAGTACATTTTAACGTTGAAGAATAGGAAGGGTTTCGTCAAAATGGCTGTTCGAACCGGGTTAGTGAGGAGCTCATAAATTATAAGGATCAATTGATTCATTCCTTTGCTTTGCTAGGTCGTCGATTGTGCCCTCGTTGTCCTTTGGCGAGGTGGACATATTTGATCAGGTGGCAAATCCTCCGGACTCCTCGCTGCGTCGCTTCCAGAATGTGGTCAAGAAATTCACAGGCATTTCACCGCTTCTTCCCAAGGGTCGAGGTATCTTCAACTACAACTATGGCATTCTGCCCCATCGACGACGTATTGTCCAAGTTGGTGAGTGCCAAATGCTTGTTCCTTTACTTATAGTTTATAACCCCCATTCCCATCTCTATAATTCAGTTGGTTCCCCCATCGATGTGGAAAAATGCGAGACGCCCGATCCCGAATATGTGGACAAGATCCATGGGCAGGTGATAGACGCGCTGGAGAGGATGTTCGATGAGTACAAAGAGAAGTACACTCCAAACTCAAAGCAGACCAAACTGATAATACAGTGACTCAGTAGAGTATCTTAGAATGTGATTTTTAATAGTATTTAGGAAACTTTTGAAACGCAACACAGTTTTAGACTAATTCAAAGAAAGAtcatgttttgtttttttccttttattagttaccaattaaatttgttaccttgtatgtacttatatatacaaaaagaaCAAGGAGCTGGATTCTCGAATTTTGGAAAAACTTAACTTAATTTCGCATTTTGTGCCACGACGATCATTCTTAATCTCGTTTCCGATTTAACAACTATAAGGAATTGGTGCTACGCTAGAAAGAATCGATCGCAAAATTCCTTTCGAAGGtacaatttcattaatttagCAACAAATCAGTTTtagtcaatattttattatatttctttcggttcggtttggtttaGTTTTCGAATTTCGATTTTTAACGCTAAGCAATAGCAATATTAGAAGGGAAAGTTGGGGGAAATATTAAGATTCAATGAGATTACTAGTTAAGTACTTGTGGGTTGGCTTTAAGAATTACCtacaaatattcaaatattacGAAAAGTATTCGTCtaaatatatactttttagAAAGGAACACTTGGCATAACTTGGATTCTCCTCGACTTGGGACTCTCTTGAGTAATATTTCGCTTTTGAATTTTCAATAACAGTTGAGTAAGCCATAGGATGGGCCACCATATCTATCCAGGCGAATCCCGATTGTTGTACTCCTGTAAGGTGGTTCTCATGCAAGCATAACGTTTGAGTACACTATAGTATGATTCTGATTATTGTTAGAGCTGGTAGGGAACTTAGTGAACCCCATAGCACACTCTGgttaattttcctaaattctgCTGGTGAGGCAATACAAAATACGTAATTGGCATATTTGTCGGACGAACTGCCTGcgacatatgtatgtacatatgcaggTGCCTATAAGAGCCTATGTCCAAAAACTATCTCACTTTGGTGTTTCGCTATAACTCTACTTGATTTCTCATTTTAGGTACTAGCCAGGCTGCCGATTGTGGTTCGTGGAAAGCGCATTCGTCGTTTATCTAAATTTCATATCGTTCttaatttttggtttttgcttttgggtattcgtttcgtttggtttttagttttaaatcaATCCCTGAGTGCATTTTACTTTGCATGTAATTGCGTAGTTGCTAAATCAACTGCTGGTGTTGGCTGTGGCTGTCTTTTGGCTCTTCAACTGGTGGTGCGCAGTGTTGTAAGTTCGTGTTTGAGTTTGAGTGGCTCTGGTTTCTGATTACTGCCAGCGAGTGCGCCATAATTGAATCGACTAATTACAATACCTATATATCTCACAATTAcaaatatatgtacgtatagCAGTGGCGTGCTATTGGCTTTGATTCTGGggctttcttttttctttgaGCGCAAACGGTGCATGGAAGATAAAGGGACGTGTCTCGAGTTGGAAATTCTCCTGCGCCTAAACATATCATATCAAAGTTGAACATTTAACATTCAGTATCAGTATTCAGTATACAGTATTCAGTATTCATTACTTGTTATTCGTTAGGTTCTTTATTGGTGTTTCGATTGCTGGGAGGGCCTTACGGTGAGCTCTAGTAAGTATCTACAAAAGGTTCTGCAGGCTCCTGCTGTTCCTGCACTTCTCGGCTGCTCAGCATCTCAGAGCTTCAAAATATATGCTTCTCTGCGAGTCGAGTTCGCATCCGTGGTTGGTTTGGTTTCGATTGGTTTAATATATTAGTTGTGTATATTTagtatatagttatgtataaatACAATTGAATTATAgtacgtatgtgtgtgtatatgtatgtatatcggGGGATCAAACTGCATACGCGTTAGCTCTAGTATTAATACATTAATAATACAATTTGTAATTGCAAAGATAACTAACAATATGTATACTTATTCATATATACGTCTCCCTTCCGTAATCAAGTATCAAGTACAATTTATCAATTTCATATTTAGAATAATCTTGTGTATATCCGTACATGCAGGGTCTCTaatcaaattttattttcttcagCATTGCTAACGTTTTTGGTTTCTCCTCGTATCCTAATCCCACTAACGACGAGTCCTCCTCATCGAATCACCCCATCGATTTCCTACCGAATATCTCAACTTTTCAACTATTTATAGCGAAATAACAAGGTTTGTTCTGCCGATGCCAACTAATCAACTAATTTCCATGCAATTCATAAGAATGTTTCACACAATTATCTGGTTTTTTGGGGCTGCTGATTTATCTTTTAGCTAATTGGTTTTTGGGCTACCGAGCGGGCGGGCGGGGCGACTCGGCCACTCCcataaaagtatgctacacaaTGTTCAACAAAACTTGCGGCAAGTCAATCGATAAACGACAACATCGAAAGTTATGCGCAAGTAAACAAATATTACTTATcacgaaaataaaatacgttctataaaatctataaaaacttcacaaatgtatctgtgtaactatatatatgtatgtatatgctaTGGTGGCTGCCAGCTGTCCTAGACAGCAACGATGGCCGCCATCTACGAGGCAGTCGGCACAGGATTGAAGTAATGCAGGCCATTGGTCTGTAAGGAGATTCAAAAACGCATATTTAAATCGTTTACAAATCGTATGGAAACCATGTTCACTCCGACTTACCGCCATGTCGTACTCGGTGATGTAGGCGGGAATTTCCAGCTGATCCTTGGTGATGGCCGAGTACAGGTGCTCCACACCCGGAAGCGAGTGCACCTTGGCCTTGATGGCCGGCGCCATGAACGTGGTGAACCACCAGGTCATCATCTTAGTCCAGAAAGTGGGGTGCACGATATAGAAGGCCTTCAGGTTCTTCTTGTACCTAAGCGAATATAAGCAGAATTTAGCACAATGTCCTTTTTTTGGAGGTCTCGAGATAGGAACTCACTTGTAAGGCAACACACTGTAGACCTCACGCAGCCAGTGCAGCGATGGATAGTTGTTCGTGGATGTCAGCGTGTGGAAGTACGAGATGACATAGTCTCCTTTAACGATGGGATCCAGTAGCTTAATCAGATATAGCAAGGCCTGCAGTGCAAGTAGGATTAGTATTTGTCCATGTGGATAGCTGCTTTAAAGTGCTCTTACCTTTTCCAGGTCAATGTTCTGGGCGGGGAACCATTTGCCGCAGAACACAATCACAGGCCGACCCAGGCGGTCCACGCCGCTCTGGTAAAGGCAGCCGATGCCGGACACCTCCGTCAAATCCTCGACTTGGGCGCGACGCAGGAGGCGCTCGTATCTGCAAGAAAACAAAACTCAGCGGTTAATCCCATATAGATTTATAGTAGTAGGTACTAATCTGCTGCTAATTCTGTTAGATGTTTAAAATAACTTATATACACAAATAAGTATATAAGTacacatataaatatttaattgttgtGTTTATTGATATACCTTACATTCTAAGATCGATTGCAAAATGGATTACACGCACGACTGGTTCTACTTAAGATTGctttcattttgtttattctCCGGCCTCTAACTTTTCAAGTACTAGACATATAACGATTATGTGAAGCCCACATTGATTGGATTGCTTGGCGAGGGGAGTTCGATCGATTATTATGTGGCGTCACGCAATTCCAGGCCATATAAGCATATATGTACTGAAGCTATTGTGGAGTCGCCTTGGCCGACTGCTTGGAATTCATTTCGCTAAAAACAAAGCCGCTGAACATCATGTTTATCCGCCTGGTGAATTATTAATGCGAAAGGCGTGATAGACTCATGCTTAGCTGGTTTGCTTTTGTTAGCTTAGTTGCTAAATTccggcaaatatttgccagaTAAAAGTACGAAATTAGAATGGGAATGGGCAGGGAAAATAGGTCATCCAAATTAAGTTCCGAATTTGATGTGCATTCAATTGGCCGGTGAATGAGTGCGCACTTTACTAATGAGTATGAGTCATTCGACAGAGAATcgacgtatatatatatatatatatatgtatatatcgcGTACTCAAAGGTGTGCAAAAGTTGTGCTAAGATGATTAACAGCTTTCGACGCCACACGCCGAAATACACACTTTCAAACTGGTTAATTGAATGCCTCAGCCTCCGCCAAATGCGGACTAATATGAGTCAATTTCAGCTGACTGTGGCTGTGATTAACTGGGCTGGCACCTCCTGGCGCAGTAAACTCCGGTAGCAGCAACCGATAAGCCGTTTACGACTGCGGAGAGATGGCCAGATAATGGGCCAGATAGTGCCCAAATGTGACGCATTGTGACGCAGTGCTAGCCAACTCAATCTCGATCACAATCTCATAATTGGTGTTTGCCCAGctaaagatacagatacagatacagctgcggatgcggatgcagGTAGATTTGGCGGGTGGTGCCCCCTGAATGTGATTATCGTGCGAAATATACAATGAATATTAAAGCGCAATGCTAATCCGCAGAATAAATCTCACACTTTAACAAGTCAGTGCCGCAGAAAAGTAATAACATTATTATTAGATCACATTTCCTGCCATCACACACATTGCATGTTATTATTCGCTGGCACGTACGGAGAAACAAGGCCGAAAGGTTCTATGGTTTTGTTTAGGTTCACTTGCGGCGAGTGAATGGGTGAGCGGATGATCGGGTGAAGGTTGCATGGGTGGGTGGTGCACAGTCAGGGCCAAGCTGCACGGCAAACCAAAGG
This genomic interval from Drosophila mauritiana strain mau12 chromosome 2R, ASM438214v1, whole genome shotgun sequence contains the following:
- the LOC117136805 gene encoding diacylglycerol O-acyltransferase 2 encodes the protein MKIEWAPLRVPLERRMQILVTAFFTSMLLILLSVSFLLVAGSLIYGGLLVRSLMVTYLAYVFVHHKKTQSVVDGNGWMITRTNPLHRHYRDYFPVELVKTAELPATKNYILASFPHGILGTGIGINMGLEISKWLELFPQVRPKLGTLDQHFHVPFMREVLRCWGLVSVSKEALIRMLRKSNDPKHKDNRDGFTSNAVAILVGGAQEAMDSHPGQYILTLKNRKGFVRMAIRTGSSIVPSFSFGEVDIFDQVANPPNSLLRRFQDFVKKLTGVSPLIPVGRGFFNYTFGFLPFRRRIVQVVGAPIDVVKNEQPDSEYVDKVHGQVIDALEKLFDQYKDKYLENSKSATLVVH
- the LOC117136046 gene encoding 2-acylglycerol O-acyltransferase 2 — translated: MTIEWAPLWVPLERRLQTLVTSFFTYTFFTLPISSCLAVAILLYYGEMFVRSLLLIYFVKIYLDYKRNYGIMEGNGWLFYRSNRRYRNYFPVELVKTAELPPNRNYIVASFPHGILGTGTCINMSLDIGNWLSLFPQVRPKIATLDHHFKTPFLRDIVRWWGMVSVSKESLAYLLSKSNDPKHKDNLDGFTSNAVAVLVGGAKEAMDSHPGQYILTLKNRKGFVKMAVRTGSSIVPSLSFGEVDIFDQVANPPDSSLRRFQNVVKKFTGISPLLPKGRGIFNYNYGILPHRRRIVQVVGSPIDVEKCETPDPEYVDKIHGQVIDALERMFDEYKEKYTPNSKQTKLIIQ
- the LOC117136045 gene encoding protein GDAP2 homolog isoform X3, whose product is MEGNSSDLECGARDMNGLSLNSYSSGLQAQLQRDLDRQHLLSDRPRTGVYENVISEGVEGIEHQERYERLLRRAQVEDLTEVSGIGCLYQSGVDRLGRPVIVFCGKWFPAQNIDLEKALLYLIKLLDPIVKGDYVISYFHTLTSTNNYPSLHWLREVYSVLPYKYKKNLKAFYIVHPTFWTKMMTWWFTTFMAPAIKAKVHSLPGVEHLYSAITKDQLEIPAYITEYDMATNGLHYFNPVPTAS
- the LOC117136045 gene encoding protein GDAP2 homolog isoform X2, which produces MINNSFEFSSDDDSDVSPHDMEGNSSDLECGARDMNGLSLNSYSSGLQAQLQRDLDRQHLLSDRPRTGVYENVISEGVEGIEHQERYERLLRRAQVEDLTEVSGIGCLYQSGVDRLGRPVIVFCGKWFPAQNIDLEKALLYLIKLLDPIVKGDYVISYFHTLTSTNNYPSLHWLREVYSVLPYKYKKNLKAFYIVHPTFWTKMMTWWFTTFMAPAIKAKVHSLPGVEHLYSAITKDQLEIPAYITEYDMATNGLHYFNPVPTAS
- the LOC117136045 gene encoding protein GDAP2 homolog isoform X4 → MTMLEGMTSIDLGSSPMQETTGDMNDVLPDELMESPEERYERLLRRAQVEDLTEVSGIGCLYQSGVDRLGRPVIVFCGKWFPAQNIDLEKALLYLIKLLDPIVKGDYVISYFHTLTSTNNYPSLHWLREVYSVLPYKYKKNLKAFYIVHPTFWTKMMTWWFTTFMAPAIKAKVHSLPGVEHLYSAITKDQLEIPAYITEYDMATNGLHYFNPVPTAS